The sequence AAATTTCAGAAACGATTAAGGCAGAATTTGCTAAGAAAATCGAGAATTCAAATATCCAAAGTAACGCACAAAACCGTTTGATTAGTGAGTTGGCGAAATTTTTGGTAGTTACTAAATCTTTAGGTTGGACGTTGAAATATCAAGACCAAGTAATAAATAGTCAAACTGATTTTGCGATACCGATTCAAGGATAAAAAAAATCCTGCTCTTTATATATATGAGCAGGATTTTTTTGTTTTATGCATTTACAGATTCAAGAATCAATTCTATTCCAAATTCGATTAAATGTTTTACATCAGTACGTTTGGTTTTTAAATTCTCTAAATGCGCTAATGTTTTGTCTTTTAATTCTGAAAGTTGATTTTTTTCTGCAACTTCTAAAATTTCAACAGATAATAACCAATCAGTTGGATAGTTTGATTTTAAAGTTTCTAAGATTTGATTTAAATCTGCATTTGTATTTTTATTTTCTCTGAAATCACGAACCGTTTGATACATTTTTTCAAGAGCTTCACGTTCTGGAGTTTTCTTTGCTTTGATGGTTTGCGAAGACGGAACGTGAGAAATCATATTAAAGCTGTGCATATCTGCCGGACCTGAAAAAGCTGAAACTACTTTTTTACCAACAGCCATATCGTAAGTTCCCCATTCTGGACGGAATAAAACTGTTTCTCCGTGAGTTACCGTACAATTTTTAAAACTAATTAAAATGATTTCGCCTTGTAAGTTACGAGAACCTGTTATGATTTCACCTTTTACAACGATGTTGCCTTCAAATTCTAGCGTTACTTCTTCGCCTTCGTAAATATCGTAAGCACGTAAATCACGCGGGCTCATGTCTTCAATTGCTAAGTTGATTCCTTTAAGTTTTCCAATCGGACTACCGAAACCTTCTGCGTGATATTCAACTCCGTGATTTACTAATTCTTTTTCTCTGTAAGATAACGCAGTTTGTCCCGTAGTTTGAATGTAAACTGGTTTTCCTTCGTTTTCAATTACGTTGGTGAAAATCCCCGAAATTTGTAATCCTGTGCTTAATTCAATCGTGCCTAAAGCTTTTGAATCAATCAGTTTTTTAATTCCGCTTAATCCGCCTGTACGTAAAGCCATTGTATTTGCAAATTGTTCAAGTACCAAACTTAAATGAGCAAAATCTGGAGTAACAAAAAGTTGCGGTTGTGGTTTTGTGATGTCAAAACTTTGATTGACAGATTCGATTGTGTATGGAAGTTTTTTAACATTGTCTGTCATGCACCAAGCGCTTTCTCCAATAGAAGAAAGTAAACCGGCGCCGTAAATTTTTGGGTCTTCAAGTGTTCCTATTAAACCGTACTCAACCGTCCACCAATGAAGGTTTCTGATTTGAGCCATTTCAGATGGTTCTCCTGTATCTTTTTGTAAATCATCAACTAATTTTTCAACACGAACGATTTCTTCTGCATCGGCATCTTCAGCTTCTTTTAAAATCGATAACAATCGGATAGCTTCGTAGATTTCGTAATCTTTAGCAGATGAAATAGCTTTACATCCAATTTCACCAAAACGACGTAAATATTCAGCATATTCTGGATTTGCAATAATAGGAGCATGACCAGCACCTTCGTGAATGATATCTGGAGCAGGCGTATATTCGATATTTTCTAATTGTCTGATGTCAGAAGCGATAACCAATACATTATAAGCTTGAAATTCCATGAAAGCATTTGGTGGAATAAATCCATCAACCGCAACTGCAGCCCAACCAATCTCTTTTAAAATACGATTCATACCGTACATATTAGGTATGTTTTCAATATCGATTCCGGTTTGACGAAGTCCGTCTACATAAGAATTATGCGCAACTTTAGATAAATAGTTAACGTTTTTACGCATTACGTATCTCCAAACAGCTTGGTTTATAGGGGTGTAATCTTCGTAAACTTGTGGTTTAATGAATTGTTTTAAGTGCTTTGGTAAACGGTCTAAAAGAGGGTTGCTTTCAAAATGAGTTTCCATAATGTATAGAGTTGTATTAATCTATTACAAATATTAGTATTTCATTTTGTATTTAATAATTTTTAGGGTTGAAATTTTCAATTAGTGCAATTTTTTACTTCGATGTTTGAATTAACATATTAAAAAAGTTATAAAAATTTTGTATCTAATATTTTTTTTATAAATTAGCACTTATATTTAACAATAAAATAATATAAATCTATTATGAAAAAAATCTTTTTATCTCTTTCTGCTATCGCATTGTTAGCAGTAGGAACAGTATCTTGTGGTGGTGACGATTCTTCTTCTCCAGTTATTGTTGATCCAGTTGATGATACTACACCGGATGATACAACGCCAGGAACGGCTAATATTGTAATTGGTGGTACAGAATATAAGTCAAGTTTTGGGTATTTTACTGTTTATGGAAATGAAACAACTGGTGCTATTGAAGGTACTTATACATGGACACCTGAAGAATTAGGTGGAGGTGCAACCGAAAGTCTTTTAGTTTCAGAATGGTCTTCATTTGAAATTTTGAATAGAACTGATGCTGGGTCATATTACATCTTGCTAACAAGTTTTGATGTTCCAATGATTGATGAAAATCAAGCAGGGTTACCAAATCAGTTTCAAGGAGTTCTTTCTTACGGACAAAAATTATATTATGTTGCTAGTCAAGGAGCTACTCCTTCTTTAGTTTCAACTGCTAATAATCAAACGGCTAATACTTCGTTCTCTACTTTTGCTTTAGGTCAATTTGGACAAACTGAAAACGGAGATGCAGCTCATCAAGTAACGAATTATGCTTTCACTTCAGCTTTTGGTTATTCAGGTACTGCAGCACCAGGTACATTTAATGGTACAGGTTCTTTGTTGTATGTTGAAACTAAGACAGCTTCTAAATCAAATTCGAAAGAGGATAGATTTGAAAGAGCTATTAAATCTTTTGATATCAATAGAGTAAAATAATAAAATAATTATAATTTTTTAGATTGTATCTAAAAATTAAATGTTATAAAAACGAGTTCGATATTGTATCGGACTCGTTTTGTTTAAGTTTGATTTTATTCTTTCGTTATTCAAGTCTTAAATAGTATTGAATTTTTGTATATAAAACATTTCAAATTTCAATATGCTAAAGAAATTTTTAATAATGGCATTATCTAAACAATTTCCTTTGCGTGACATGCTTTGTATGATTCCTCTCTATTTTATTAAAACTTGTTATTGCTTCATTTGATATTGCCGTCCTTGGTCGGAATGAAATATCAAATCTTTAGTATCTTTAGTTATTTTAAATGCTTTTTGCATTTGAATTACTTGGTTAAAGACAGGGTACTCGCTTAATTCATAGCTGATTATTTCTTGATTATACAAATCCATTACTTGTGATAAATATAATTTTTTATCTTTTACTTTAAATTCGGTAATATCTGTTACCCATTTTTGGTTGGGTTTATCAGCCTTAAATGCCCTTTGTAATATATTTGAAGCAATTCTCCATTGTACGATGTATATTTTTTTCTTCGAATCAAACTTTTCAATCCTAAATTCTGCATCAATTTAAGAACAGTTTTGTGATTAATTAATATTCCTAATTTTCTTAGCTCATCAGTAATTCTTCTATAGCTATATCTGCATTTTAGTTTATGACAAATGGCTTTAATTTGAAGTTTTATTTCTTGATATTTTTCGGTTTTACTAGCTAAATAATGATAATAAAAACTGCTTCTAGCCATTTGCGTACAATCTAAAAGTAGATTTAGATCGAATGTTGGTCTTAATTTGTTTATGGCTTACGTTCAAGTTTTTTAGTGTTTCTTCCTTGGTTTGAATTAAGGCATTGAACTTTTTTTGCAGAGCATTCTCACAACGCAAGCGTTCGTTCTCAAACAAAAGTTCTTCTTCTCTAGTTAATGGCTGTTTAGGTTTTGTTGGTTTTCGTTTTGGTGTATCCATACTTTTAGCACGTCCTTTAGGTAATAATCCGTCAAGACAAAAGTTAGTAAAATCTTTTCGCAATTTTAAAATAGTTGAGCCACTGAATATATTAAATTTCAGTCGAGCTTCTCATAAACATAAATTCTAGTGGACTATAGCCAAAAAAATTTATGCTTAAAACTTTGCGAATACTTATTGTTATTATGTTTAGGAACTAAACCATTAACTCTTTTTGATTGATAATCATGAATCCATTTACGCAATATACTTTCATTAAATTCTTCTCGAGATGAAATAAGATTCAATGATTAAAGATTGTCTAATTCATCTTCTACTCAACTCATCTTAAATGCTAAATCGTATTTTATTTTTCTTTCCATAAAAATGCCCTCAAGTAATGTCTAACTTTTTGAGGGCATTGTATTTAGAAGTGTTTTTTATTAACCTTCTTGATTTATTGATTTTTAATTCGTTCTAGATTTTTGTCACTTATATTTTTTTCTTTAGTATCTTTTTTAAGATTGGTACTTGCTTTTTCTAAAGCTGAATCTATTTCTTCTTTAGTTTGAGCTACTTTTGCTTCTACTTTTTTCTCAACTTTCTGAGTTGCGTTATTTGTAGCTTTTTTAACCTCTTGTTTCGCTTTGTTAGCAGCGTCTTCAGTTTCTTTAGCTAATTCTTCAGAAGTTGATACAACTTCACCTTTTAAAGTTTGTAAAGCAGCTTTAGCTTCGTTTAATTTTTTAGTTGCAGCTTGTTTCTCTTCAACTGTAACAGCTTTAGATAATTCTTCTGTTGCTTCTTTAATTTTTGCTTCTAAAGACTCTACTGTTTCTTCTACTACAGCTGTGGTTTCTTCAACTACATTTTCAATTGAGTCTCCTTTTTGGTCTGCTGTTTCTTGAGCAGCATCTTTTTTACATGATGTAAATACGATTGCAGCAACTACTGCTAATGATAAAATACCTTTTTTCATAATCTTTGAATTTATTATTTTAATTTAATGCAAATTTAAACTTTTTTACGAATGTTATATTTCGTGAAAAAAAAATTATTGTGGTAATTCGCTTAGTATTTTTTGGGCGAATTCGGTTATTTTTTCTTCTTTTTTGTTTTTGTTCGAAGTTAAATATCCGGTTCCTTTTCCTTGCCAAATTAACTCTTTATTACTTGCTTCTAAAATATCGATATACAAAACACCTTCTGTATTAACTGAAACCGAACTGTATCCAGGTCCATACATCCACGGATTCCAACCCCAAGGACGATAACCCCAACCGCCATAATACGTATTTACATTTACATTTTGTTGTGATTCAGTAAATATATTAACTAATAATTGCGGATTTTCGCTTTTTGTGTAACCTTTTGCGTTTAACTCTGCTTCAATAGCTTTTAAAATTCTCTTTTTATCTAAATCTGATATTTGAGAATTGTCTATACCGCTTTTCATAAAAGCATAGGTTTTA comes from Flavobacterium sp. I3-2 and encodes:
- a CDS encoding aromatic amino acid hydroxylase, producing METHFESNPLLDRLPKHLKQFIKPQVYEDYTPINQAVWRYVMRKNVNYLSKVAHNSYVDGLRQTGIDIENIPNMYGMNRILKEIGWAAVAVDGFIPPNAFMEFQAYNVLVIASDIRQLENIEYTPAPDIIHEGAGHAPIIANPEYAEYLRRFGEIGCKAISSAKDYEIYEAIRLLSILKEAEDADAEEIVRVEKLVDDLQKDTGEPSEMAQIRNLHWWTVEYGLIGTLEDPKIYGAGLLSSIGESAWCMTDNVKKLPYTIESVNQSFDITKPQPQLFVTPDFAHLSLVLEQFANTMALRTGGLSGIKKLIDSKALGTIELSTGLQISGIFTNVIENEGKPVYIQTTGQTALSYREKELVNHGVEYHAEGFGSPIGKLKGINLAIEDMSPRDLRAYDIYEGEEVTLEFEGNIVVKGEIITGSRNLQGEIILISFKNCTVTHGETVLFRPEWGTYDMAVGKKVVSAFSGPADMHSFNMISHVPSSQTIKAKKTPEREALEKMYQTVRDFRENKNTNADLNQILETLKSNYPTDWLLSVEILEVAEKNQLSELKDKTLAHLENLKTKRTDVKHLIEFGIELILESVNA
- a CDS encoding IS3 family transposase translates to MNNERIKSNLNKTSPIQYRTRFYNI
- a CDS encoding DDE-type integrase/transposase/recombinase; translated protein: MEKFDSKKKIYIVQWRIASNILQRAFKADKPNQKWVTDITEFKVKDKKLYLSQVMDLYNQEIISYELSEYPVFNQVIQMQKAFKITKDTKDLIFHSDQGRQYQMKQ
- a CDS encoding IS3 family transposase, translating into MARSSFYYHYLASKTEKYQEIKLQIKAICHKLKCRYSYRRITDELRKLGILINHKTVLKLMQNLGLKSLIRRKKYTSYNGELLQIYYKGHLRLINPTKNG
- a CDS encoding DUF4136 domain-containing protein, which gives rise to MKLLKFFPILGLLALTACSSIQVSTDYDSSVNFSQFKTYAFMKSGIDNSQISDLDKKRILKAIEAELNAKGYTKSENPQLLVNIFTESQQNVNVNTYYGGWGYRPWGWNPWMYGPGYSSVSVNTEGVLYIDILEASNKELIWQGKGTGYLTSNKNKKEEKITEFAQKILSELPQ